From the genome of Tachysurus vachellii isolate PV-2020 chromosome 2, HZAU_Pvac_v1, whole genome shotgun sequence, one region includes:
- the LOC132859788 gene encoding solute carrier family 2, facilitated glucose transporter member 11, translating into MFIREKNNKKLESLLLKMNRPMKPDKGCSLTLALTVCSAAIGGTFQYGYNLAIVNAPTAYIQKFINETYMERWGTPLESNQVVLIWTVIVSAFSLGGLFGSLLAGPMAIRFGRRQSLLLNNSFLLVSTIMSLASRSARSFEMIMIARLLVGINAGVSMNVQPMYFGESAPKAMRGAVAFSSAVFTALGILLGQVTGLTELLGSEALWPYLLASNAVPGLLQLLTLPWFPESPRYLLIDRGDREACSRALTRLRGCNVSDAEMEEILDEQKAVGDTRAKSLWELLSDCSFRRQLYIVMGASSSMMLCGNDSIYFYASYIFQEAGIPTDKIQYVSIGTGACEFTAAIMCNMLIERLGRRLLLVGGYVLMAGWAVVFTLSMCLQGKVTGMPYLSMACVFAYILSFGMGPAGVTGILPTELFNQMARPAAYMIAGSMMWLNLFLVGMVFPFIVKSMGQFCFIPFCGVCVLSAIFIGLALPETKGKTIAEISAEFEKHNTKPLSNSTQDQLRLQESQQMIQLNSYD; encoded by the coding sequence atgtttattagagaaaaaaataataaaaaattagagagtttattattaaaaatgaacagacCAATGAAGCCTGATAAGGGTTGTTCTTTGACTCTTGCACTGACCGTGTGCTCTGCTGCTATTGGGGGAACTTTTCAGTATGGCTACAACCTGGCCATCGTCAATGCACCCACTGCATATATACAGAAGTTTATTAATGAGACATACATGGAGAGATGGGGCACTCCTCTGGAATCCAATCAGGTGGTCCTTATTTGGACTGTCATAGTGTCTGCTTTTTCCCTTGGTGGACTGTTTGGGTCTCTGCTTGCTGGCCCAATGGCTATCCGCTTTGGACGCAGGCAAAGCTTGTTGCTGAATAACTCTTTCCTTTTGGTTAGTACAATCATGTCCTTGGCCAGTCGCTCAGCCAGATCCTTTGAGATGATCATGATTGCTCGTTTGCTTGTAGGAATTAATGCAGGCGTGAGCATGAATGTCCAGCCTATGTATTTTGGGGAGAGTGCACCTAAGGCTATGAGGGGTGCTGTTGCtttttcttctgctgttttCACAGCACTGGGAATCCTGCTGGGGCAGGTGACAGGTTTGACTGAACTTTTGGGGAGTGAGGCACTTTGGCCGTATCTTCTAGCCAGCAACGCTGTTCCTGGACTGCTCCAGTTGCTCACCCTACCCTGGTTCCCAGAGAGCCCTCGCTACCTGCTCATCGACAGAGGTGACAGAGAGGCCTGCAGTCGTGCTCTTACCCGCCTGAGGGGCTGTAATGTGTCTGATGCTGAGATGGAGGAAATCCTGGATGAGCAGAAAGCAGTTGGTGACACACGAGCAAAATCACTGTGGGAACTGTTGTCTGATTGTAGCTTTCGGCGTCAGCTGTACATTGTCATGGGAGCCAGTAGCTCTATGATGCTCTGCGGGAATGACTCCATTTACTTCTATGCCTCATACATATTTCAAGAGGCGGGAATACCCACAGATAAGATCCAATATGTTTCCATTGGAACAGGTGCTTGTGAATTCACTGCAGCTATAATGTGTAACATGCTAATTGAAAGACTGGGTCGCCGCTTGCTCCTTGTTGGTGGGTATGTGCTCATGGCTGGCTGGGCAGTGGTGTTCactctgtctatgtgtctgcaGGGTAAAGTGACTGGCATGCCCTACCTGAGCATGGCATGTGTCTTTGCTTACATCCTGAGCTTTGGCATGGGTCCTGCAGGAGTAACTGGGATACTGCCCACTGAGCTCTTCAACCAGATGGCTCGTCCTGCAGCTTACATGATTGCCGGCTCTATGATGTGGCTCAACCTCTTCCTGGTGGGAATGGTCTTTCCTTTCATAGTCAAGAGTATGGGCCAGTTTTGTTTCATTCctttctgtggtgtgtgtgtgctctcagcCATATTCATTGGTCTTGCCTTACCTGAGACAAAGGGGAAGACTATAGCTGAAATCTCAGCAGAGTTTGAGAAACACAACACGAAGCCTTTATCTAATTCAACACAAGACCAATTACGGCTACAGGAATCACAGCAAATGATCCAACTAAATTCCTATGATTGA